A single region of the Neotabrizicola shimadae genome encodes:
- a CDS encoding response regulator produces MTAARVLVIDDEAPIRRLLRVALESEGYGVIEAATAHAGRAAAAREAPGLVVLDLGLPDADGLSVLRDLRGWSQVPVLILSVRADEAGKVEALDAGAQDYVVKPFGVKEFLARVRGLLRDRATDSALPVIAAGPLRIDATDHSATLDSRPLHLTRREFDLLWMLANHRGRLVTQEMILKAIWGPAHVDDSQYLRVYVRQLRQKLGDDASNPRFIMTEPGIGYRFLEGS; encoded by the coding sequence ATGACCGCCGCCCGTGTCCTGGTCATCGACGACGAGGCCCCGATCCGCCGCCTTCTTCGCGTGGCACTGGAATCCGAGGGTTACGGCGTGATCGAAGCAGCCACCGCGCACGCCGGCCGTGCGGCCGCCGCCCGCGAGGCCCCGGGCCTTGTCGTGCTGGACCTTGGCCTGCCCGATGCGGACGGCCTTTCCGTCCTGCGCGACCTGCGCGGCTGGAGTCAGGTTCCCGTCCTGATCCTTTCGGTCCGCGCGGACGAGGCCGGCAAGGTTGAGGCTTTGGACGCCGGCGCGCAGGACTATGTGGTCAAACCCTTCGGCGTGAAGGAGTTTCTGGCCCGCGTCAGGGGTCTGTTGCGCGATCGGGCAACAGACTCCGCCCTGCCGGTCATTGCGGCCGGCCCGCTCCGGATCGACGCCACCGACCATTCTGCGACACTTGACAGCCGCCCGCTCCATCTGACGAGGCGCGAGTTCGACCTCCTTTGGATGCTTGCCAACCACCGTGGACGCCTTGTCACCCAGGAGATGATCCTGAAGGCCATCTGGGGACCGGCCCATGTCGACGACAGCCAGTACCTGCGGGTCTATGTTCGTCAGTTGAGGCAGAAGCTTGGCGACGATGCCTCAAACCCACGCTTCATCATGACCGAGCCCGGCATCGGGTACAGGTTTCTCGAAGGCTCTTGA
- a CDS encoding sensor histidine kinase: MTTDAEIRPSPEALLAHAEREGRGRLKVFLGAAPGVGKTWAMLDDAHREAAKGRVVVAALIETHGRAETQAKLAGLTQLPRKPVIYQGRVLTEMDLDGLLARKPDLALIDELAHTNADGSRHEKRWQDVEEVLAAGIDVYTTLNIQHIETLNETVTRITGVRVRETVPDGALEMADEIELIDLPPDELLDRLKQGKVYPADQASRALGSFFVKGNLTALRELAMRTAADRVDAQLREHMAANAIAGPWPTQERILVCINESPAAREAIRVAKRSADRARAEWIALNVAQARMEALPEADKDRLAGSLRLAERLGAVLATLEAEHDVAEAILTYARDRNVRRIVIGRPRPRPFWVRWTSEDVATDILRRSGPFEVTVASEPDAKPQASHFRLPQLEAEPRAWAEAVLAVAVASGCAWAVDRLFPVASLALLFMTAVVVVASRRGMASSALASVLGFLSYDFFFVDPRLTFTVTDRSELLTLGLFLAASLVTGNLAARLRARIEAQTAIADRTNKLYDFSRRVAAAATADDVIWASVSHVATTLRCESVLLMPRGTELQVVGGFPPEDRLEVRDQSAAQFTWEKGEPAGRGSDTLPTARWFFLPLIAGDRRLGVLGIAYEDDRQLARTDRRLLDALIDQIALALERLRLTEDLAATQLATETERLRTALLNSVSHDLRTPLVTIIGAAGHLADNDLPSTARHTLAENIREEGERLDRYVQNLLDMTRLGHGALTPRLAPQDVAEIVGGARARMKGVLRGHDLQVDLAPNLPLILADGVLLEQVVVNILDNAAKYSPEGSAIIVGATQKGVRVEISIADQGPGIPQADRARVFDMFYRVAIGDRQRAGTGLGLAICKGLVEAMGGAIRAEAAAPDGTGTRMVIELPLYNPEVST; this comes from the coding sequence ATGACCACTGATGCCGAGATTCGTCCTTCTCCCGAAGCTCTCCTCGCCCATGCGGAGCGTGAGGGGCGGGGGCGATTGAAGGTCTTTCTTGGTGCGGCCCCCGGCGTGGGCAAGACCTGGGCCATGCTTGACGACGCCCACCGCGAGGCGGCCAAGGGCCGCGTCGTGGTCGCCGCGCTTATCGAAACGCATGGCCGGGCCGAGACGCAGGCCAAGCTCGCTGGCCTGACGCAACTGCCGCGCAAGCCCGTGATCTATCAGGGCCGCGTGCTGACCGAGATGGACCTTGACGGTCTTCTGGCTCGCAAGCCTGACCTCGCCCTCATCGACGAACTGGCGCATACCAATGCCGATGGAAGCCGCCACGAGAAGCGCTGGCAGGATGTCGAGGAGGTGCTGGCCGCCGGGATCGACGTTTATACGACGCTGAACATCCAGCACATCGAGACCTTGAACGAGACCGTGACCCGGATCACCGGCGTCCGCGTGCGCGAGACGGTTCCGGACGGTGCGCTGGAGATGGCCGACGAGATCGAACTGATCGACCTGCCGCCGGACGAACTGTTGGATCGGCTGAAGCAGGGCAAGGTCTATCCGGCAGACCAGGCGTCGCGCGCGCTTGGTTCCTTCTTCGTCAAGGGCAACCTGACAGCGCTGCGCGAACTTGCGATGCGCACGGCCGCAGATCGGGTGGATGCACAACTGCGCGAGCACATGGCGGCCAATGCCATCGCCGGCCCCTGGCCCACACAGGAACGCATTCTCGTCTGCATCAACGAAAGCCCTGCGGCGCGCGAGGCCATCCGGGTCGCCAAGCGCAGCGCCGACCGGGCCCGGGCGGAATGGATCGCGCTGAACGTTGCACAGGCGCGGATGGAGGCTCTGCCCGAGGCTGACAAGGACCGGCTGGCGGGCAGTCTGCGGTTGGCCGAACGGCTGGGCGCGGTACTCGCCACGCTCGAGGCCGAGCACGACGTGGCCGAGGCCATCCTGACCTATGCCCGCGACCGAAACGTGCGGCGCATCGTGATCGGTCGTCCCCGACCCCGCCCATTCTGGGTTCGCTGGACGTCAGAAGATGTCGCAACCGACATCCTGCGGCGGTCCGGGCCGTTCGAGGTTACGGTCGCCTCGGAACCCGACGCGAAACCGCAGGCCAGCCATTTCCGGTTGCCGCAGTTGGAGGCCGAGCCGCGCGCCTGGGCCGAGGCTGTGTTGGCGGTCGCCGTCGCTTCGGGTTGTGCCTGGGCAGTGGATCGTCTGTTCCCGGTCGCCTCGCTTGCCCTTCTGTTCATGACCGCCGTGGTCGTTGTTGCCAGCCGGCGCGGGATGGCGTCGTCCGCGTTGGCCTCGGTCCTGGGGTTCCTCTCCTACGACTTCTTCTTCGTCGATCCCCGGCTGACCTTCACCGTCACCGACCGGAGCGAGCTTCTGACGCTTGGCCTCTTCCTTGCCGCTTCGCTGGTGACAGGCAATCTGGCAGCCCGCCTTCGTGCCCGGATCGAGGCCCAGACGGCCATCGCCGATCGGACGAACAAGCTATACGACTTCAGCCGGCGTGTCGCGGCTGCCGCGACGGCGGACGATGTGATTTGGGCTTCGGTCAGCCACGTGGCAACGACCCTGCGCTGCGAGTCGGTGTTGTTGATGCCTCGCGGGACAGAGTTGCAGGTCGTCGGTGGATTTCCACCCGAGGACCGGCTGGAGGTGCGAGACCAGTCCGCCGCGCAATTCACCTGGGAGAAGGGAGAGCCTGCGGGACGCGGATCGGACACCCTGCCAACGGCACGCTGGTTCTTTCTGCCGCTCATTGCCGGCGACCGACGGCTGGGGGTTCTTGGCATCGCCTACGAGGACGACCGCCAACTTGCGCGCACTGACCGGCGACTTCTTGACGCGCTGATCGACCAGATCGCGCTCGCGCTGGAACGTCTGCGGCTTACCGAAGATCTTGCTGCCACCCAGCTTGCCACGGAAACTGAACGCCTGCGCACGGCGCTTCTGAACAGTGTCAGTCACGACCTGCGCACGCCACTTGTCACCATCATCGGCGCGGCAGGGCACCTGGCTGATAACGACCTGCCGTCAACGGCCCGCCACACCCTTGCGGAAAACATCCGCGAGGAAGGCGAACGGTTGGACCGCTATGTCCAGAACCTGCTTGACATGACGCGCCTTGGCCATGGCGCGCTGACACCTCGCCTTGCACCCCAGGATGTGGCCGAGATCGTTGGCGGAGCGCGTGCGCGAATGAAGGGCGTGTTGCGCGGGCATGATCTGCAGGTGGACCTCGCCCCGAACCTGCCGCTGATCCTGGCCGACGGGGTGCTTCTGGAGCAGGTCGTCGTCAACATCCTCGACAACGCAGCCAAGTACTCCCCCGAAGGCTCGGCGATCATTGTCGGCGCGACACAGAAGGGTGTGCGGGTCGAGATCTCGATTGCTGACCAGGGCCCTGGCATCCCGCAGGCCGACCGGGCGCGGGTCTTCGACATGTTCTACCGCGTGGCCATCGGTGACCGCCAGCGCGCGGGCACCGGCCTGGGACTGGCGATCTGCAAGGGCCTGGTCGAGGCGATGGGCGGCGCGATCCGGGCCGAGGCGGCCGCACCCGACGGCACCGGCACGCGCATGGTCATTGAACTGCCGCTGTACAACCCCGAGGTTTCCACATGA
- the kdpC gene encoding potassium-transporting ATPase subunit KdpC yields MLSQLRPAIALTAFFTVLTGLAYPFAMTGIAHGLFPAAANGSLVERGGEVVGSLLIAQPFVGEGYLHPRPSASNWNAAGTGASNLGPTSAALIADVAERRAAWEVLNGAPAPIDAITASGSGLDPDISPETALAQADRIAAARGADPAAVRALIEAAVEGRTLGLYGETRVNVLLTNIALDESFPLPPAGN; encoded by the coding sequence ATGCTGTCCCAGCTTCGCCCCGCCATCGCCCTGACCGCGTTCTTCACTGTCTTGACGGGTCTCGCCTATCCTTTTGCCATGACCGGCATCGCGCATGGCCTGTTCCCCGCCGCCGCGAATGGCAGCCTAGTGGAGCGGGGGGGCGAGGTCGTCGGTTCCTTGCTCATCGCGCAGCCCTTCGTGGGCGAGGGCTACCTTCACCCCCGCCCCTCTGCCAGCAACTGGAATGCGGCCGGGACCGGCGCGTCGAACCTTGGGCCCACCTCTGCCGCCCTGATCGCGGACGTCGCGGAACGTCGTGCCGCGTGGGAAGTGCTGAACGGCGCACCCGCACCGATCGACGCGATTACGGCATCCGGATCGGGCCTCGACCCCGACATCAGCCCAGAAACGGCACTGGCCCAGGCCGACCGGATCGCCGCCGCGCGTGGGGCCGACCCGGCGGCGGTGCGCGCCTTGATCGAAGCGGCGGTCGAGGGCCGGACCCTTGGCCTCTATGGCGAGACGCGCGTTAACGTCCTGTTGACCAACATCGCGCTTGACGAGTCCTTCCCGCTGCCCCCCGCTGGCAACTGA
- the kdpB gene encoding potassium-transporting ATPase subunit KdpB, with product MSKHAKTADMSGLYPAAIRESFNKLNPRVLWKNPVIFVTAVVAAMTTVLGLRDLLAGADGAGTSLHISAWLWLCVLFANFAEALAEGRGKARADTLRATKSEAKVRLLSTSDESPERAAEVLSTALRPGQYVYVSAGEIIPTDGEAVRGVASVNESAITGESAPVIREAGGDRSGVTGGTTVVSDWLVIRVTAEPGKSFLDRMIALVEGAERQKTPNEIALNILLVGLTLIFLFVVVTLPAFASYSGAAIPVVVLGALFVTLIPTTIGGLLSAIGIAGMDRLVKANVIAKSGRAVEAAGDVDTLLLDKTGTITFGNRMADALIPAPGISLERLAGAAALASLADETPEGKSIVDKAREVLGAVPEMPKGAEPVAFTAQTRLSGLDAEGKSFRKGATDAIIRLTGKTPPQPLASQVDAIARSGGTPLLVAEGNEILGAVHLKDIVKPGVRERFAELRAMGIRTVMITGDNPLTAAAIAAEAGVDDFLAEATPEMKLDLIRREQVGGRLVAMCGDGSNDAPALAQADVGVAMNAGTPAAKEAANLIDLDSDPTKLIEVVLVGKQLLISRGALTTFSIANDVAKYFAILPAIFVAAYPGLGVLNIMDLASPTSAILSAVIFNALILVALVPLALRGVQYRPATAAALLRRNLTVYGLGGLIVPFIGIKAIDLALVALHLA from the coding sequence ATGTCCAAACATGCAAAGACGGCCGACATGAGCGGCCTTTACCCCGCAGCCATCCGCGAAAGCTTCAACAAGCTGAACCCACGGGTTCTATGGAAGAACCCGGTGATCTTTGTGACCGCCGTGGTCGCGGCGATGACGACGGTTCTTGGCCTGCGCGACTTGCTGGCCGGGGCGGATGGCGCGGGCACCAGCCTGCACATCTCGGCCTGGCTGTGGCTCTGCGTCCTTTTCGCCAACTTCGCCGAGGCCTTGGCCGAGGGGCGCGGCAAGGCCAGGGCCGACACGCTGCGGGCCACCAAGTCGGAAGCCAAGGTGCGGCTGCTGTCCACCTCTGACGAAAGCCCGGAACGGGCGGCAGAGGTTCTGTCGACCGCATTGCGCCCCGGCCAATATGTCTATGTCTCGGCCGGTGAGATCATCCCGACCGATGGAGAGGCGGTGCGCGGTGTGGCATCCGTCAACGAAAGCGCGATCACCGGCGAAAGCGCGCCAGTGATCCGCGAGGCGGGGGGCGACCGGTCGGGCGTGACTGGCGGCACCACCGTCGTCTCTGACTGGCTGGTGATCCGGGTAACGGCGGAGCCGGGGAAGAGCTTCCTTGACCGGATGATCGCGCTTGTGGAGGGCGCCGAACGGCAGAAGACCCCGAACGAGATCGCCCTGAACATCCTTCTGGTCGGCCTGACGTTGATCTTTCTCTTTGTCGTGGTCACTCTGCCGGCCTTTGCGAGCTATTCGGGCGCAGCGATCCCGGTCGTCGTCCTCGGAGCCCTGTTCGTGACGCTGATCCCCACAACCATTGGCGGGCTCCTTTCCGCCATCGGGATTGCCGGGATGGACCGATTGGTGAAGGCCAATGTCATTGCCAAATCGGGCCGCGCGGTCGAGGCGGCGGGGGATGTCGACACGCTTCTTCTGGACAAGACCGGGACGATCACCTTCGGCAACCGGATGGCCGATGCGCTGATCCCTGCACCGGGGATCTCGCTGGAGCGTCTGGCCGGGGCGGCGGCGCTGGCCTCGCTTGCCGATGAGACGCCCGAGGGGAAATCCATCGTCGACAAGGCACGCGAGGTGCTGGGAGCTGTGCCTGAGATGCCGAAAGGGGCCGAACCCGTGGCCTTCACGGCGCAGACGCGCCTTTCTGGCCTGGACGCCGAAGGCAAGTCATTCCGCAAAGGGGCGACGGACGCCATCATTCGACTGACCGGCAAGACCCCGCCGCAGCCGCTGGCCTCTCAGGTAGACGCCATTGCGCGGTCGGGCGGCACGCCGCTTCTGGTGGCCGAGGGGAACGAGATCCTGGGCGCGGTCCATCTGAAGGACATTGTGAAGCCCGGCGTCCGCGAACGCTTTGCGGAACTGCGCGCCATGGGCATCCGGACGGTGATGATCACCGGGGACAACCCCCTGACCGCTGCTGCCATTGCCGCCGAGGCCGGGGTGGATGATTTCCTGGCTGAAGCCACGCCCGAGATGAAGCTGGACCTCATTCGCCGCGAACAGGTGGGCGGGCGGCTGGTCGCGATGTGTGGCGACGGGTCCAATGACGCACCGGCCCTCGCGCAGGCGGACGTGGGCGTGGCGATGAACGCGGGGACGCCTGCGGCGAAGGAAGCCGCGAACCTGATCGACCTCGACAGCGACCCGACGAAGCTGATCGAGGTCGTGCTGGTCGGCAAGCAGCTTCTCATCAGCCGCGGGGCGCTTACCACGTTCAGCATCGCCAATGACGTGGCCAAGTATTTCGCCATCCTGCCCGCGATCTTTGTTGCGGCCTATCCCGGGCTTGGCGTGCTGAATATCATGGACCTCGCATCGCCGACTTCGGCGATCCTGTCAGCCGTGATCTTCAACGCGCTGATCCTGGTGGCGCTGGTGCCGCTGGCCCTGCGGGGCGTGCAGTATCGCCCCGCCACCGCCGCCGCGCTGCTGCGCCGGAACCTGACTGTCTACGGCCTTGGCGGCCTGATCGTGCCCTTCATCGGCATCAAGGCCATCGACCTGGCCCTTGTTGCGCTTCACCTTGCCTGA
- the kdpA gene encoding potassium-transporting ATPase subunit KdpA: MTLLAYALYFIVLVGLGWALAVWMARVYDGTLPGPLLRFESALLRLCGAAPDRSMSWSAYALAVLAFNLVGFVVLYTILRLQGALPLNPDGIASVSPDLAFNTAVSFVTNTNWQAYSGEAQLSYLSQMAGLTVQNFVSAATGMAVAVAVIRGFAAPKGSALGNFWVDMTRSTLWILLPLAILLAVFLSWQGVPQTLQGAVTVTGVEGSEQVIARGPAAAQIAIKQLGTNGGGFFGVNSAHPFENPTIGSNLAQSLSILLIPVAFCFLFGRMVGDRRQGWAIFAAMAVMFVAGLAVIHLYEVAGNPALGLGANMEGKEQRFGAMLSSLWAASTTAASNGSVNAMHDSFMPLSGLVMMVFMQIGEVIFGGVGAGLYGMLLYVVLAVFLAGLMVGRTPEYLGRKIEGREVTLAVLAFLSMPLGILVGGAIASTVPAALTSVQDAGPHGLSEILYAYSSATGNNGSAFGGWGAANPWQTTALGIIMLLGRYAIIVPLLAIAGSMVRKPQAPVTSGTFPTHGPLFVTLLVLTVVILGALTFFPVLALGPIAEETARLAGESF, from the coding sequence ATGACTCTGCTTGCCTACGCGCTCTACTTCATTGTCCTTGTCGGCCTCGGCTGGGCGCTTGCTGTGTGGATGGCGCGTGTCTACGACGGCACGCTGCCCGGCCCGCTCTTGCGTTTCGAAAGCGCACTGCTGCGCCTGTGTGGGGCCGCACCCGACCGTAGCATGAGCTGGTCTGCCTACGCGCTGGCGGTGCTGGCCTTCAACCTGGTGGGGTTCGTCGTTCTCTACACAATTCTGCGGCTTCAGGGGGCGCTTCCCCTGAACCCTGACGGCATCGCCTCGGTGTCGCCCGACCTGGCCTTCAACACCGCCGTCAGTTTCGTGACCAACACCAACTGGCAGGCCTATTCCGGCGAAGCGCAGCTGAGCTATCTGAGCCAGATGGCCGGGCTGACCGTGCAGAACTTTGTCAGTGCCGCAACGGGCATGGCGGTGGCCGTCGCGGTGATCCGGGGTTTCGCTGCGCCGAAAGGCTCTGCCCTCGGCAACTTCTGGGTCGATATGACCCGGTCGACGTTATGGATCCTTTTGCCGCTGGCGATCCTGCTGGCGGTCTTCCTGAGCTGGCAGGGTGTGCCGCAGACCCTTCAGGGCGCGGTCACCGTTACCGGCGTCGAGGGAAGCGAGCAAGTGATCGCCCGCGGACCTGCCGCCGCGCAGATTGCGATCAAGCAGCTTGGCACCAACGGCGGCGGCTTCTTTGGCGTGAATTCGGCCCATCCGTTCGAGAACCCGACCATCGGCTCGAACCTGGCACAGAGCCTGTCGATCCTGCTGATCCCGGTCGCCTTCTGCTTCCTCTTCGGTCGCATGGTCGGCGACCGGCGGCAGGGCTGGGCGATCTTTGCTGCGATGGCGGTGATGTTCGTGGCTGGGCTCGCGGTGATCCATCTTTATGAGGTTGCCGGGAACCCGGCACTGGGCCTCGGCGCGAATATGGAGGGCAAGGAGCAGCGTTTCGGCGCGATGCTGTCCTCGCTCTGGGCGGCTTCGACCACGGCGGCCTCGAACGGGTCTGTCAACGCGATGCATGACTCGTTCATGCCGCTGTCCGGCCTTGTGATGATGGTCTTCATGCAGATCGGCGAGGTGATTTTCGGCGGGGTCGGTGCGGGTCTTTACGGGATGCTCCTCTATGTCGTCCTGGCCGTGTTCCTGGCTGGGCTGATGGTGGGCCGCACGCCCGAATACCTGGGCCGCAAGATCGAAGGACGTGAAGTGACGCTGGCGGTCCTGGCCTTCCTGTCGATGCCGCTGGGCATCCTGGTTGGCGGGGCCATCGCCAGCACCGTTCCGGCGGCGCTGACCTCGGTGCAGGACGCAGGTCCGCACGGGCTGTCCGAGATCCTTTACGCCTACTCGTCCGCCACCGGCAACAACGGCAGCGCCTTCGGGGGCTGGGGTGCCGCGAACCCTTGGCAGACGACCGCGCTCGGGATCATCATGCTGCTTGGCCGCTACGCGATCATCGTGCCGCTCTTGGCCATCGCCGGTTCGATGGTGCGGAAGCCCCAGGCCCCCGTTACCTCGGGCACCTTCCCGACGCACGGGCCGCTGTTTGTGACGCTGCTCGTCCTGACCGTGGTCATCCTTGGCGCGCTGACCTTCTTCCCTGTTCTTGCCCTTGGCCCCATCGCGGAAGAGACCGCGCGGTTGGCCGGGGAGAGCTTCTGA